The genomic region CCGgcccagccgccgctccgcctgcGCGCCCTGTCCTGTGCCAGCCGCGCCTCCCCTCTCCAGCCGAGCGCGCCCTCCTCCCCCTTCGCCTCCACCGCCGCAACCCTCTGCTCATGGCGGACCTCCGACCCGACCCGCACCCTGCCGGCCTGGTGCAACCGTCCCTGACCGCGGATCTGGGCACGACCCCCACTTCCCTGGCCGCCGGCGTCGCCTCCCTGGGCCTCCCTACTACCGGCCAGACCCACCCCATGGGCCCCGGCCGCTCCGTGGCCGATGCCGAGGCTCCCTACATCGTCGGCCTACGGCCCATCCGCGACGTCTCTTCCCCGGCCCACCGTCGAGGCTCCCCACCGGGGTTTCCTGCCCTCGCGGCACCCCCCGGTACCGACTCCACCCTCGGCGACACCCTCGCCACGATCCAGGCGGCTGTGCTGGCCTCGCAGGAGCGTGCGCGCGCCGCCTCCCTCGCCCTGGAGCGTGAGCGTGCTCTGGGTGCCgctctgaccacccagatggccaccacgcagcgtCTCCTCGGCCGCCCACCGGTCGCCCCGGTGGAACCCCTGGAGGACCCCCGCGACTCCGACCTCGACGCCGACCTCATCGCAGCTCTCCACGCTCAAGCCGCTGGTCTGCACAACATCCGGGCCCTCGTGTCCGTGGTGTTGGATCCGGCGTCTTCCCACTACCCCCGGTGGCGTGGACAGGTCCTCCTCACGCTGCGACGGTTCGTCCTCGACGATCACGTCCTCGTCGACCACGACGCTCCACCACCTcgctcctggtgcctcatggacagcgttgtcctctcgtggctccacggcaccatcaccgttgagctacaggacatcatccgcgaccaggcggacactgcgcgccaggcgtggctcgctctcgaggaccagttcctcgggaatcgggatgctcgggcactccacctcgacgcccagttccacctgttctctcagggggacctctccgtgggcgaatactgccgccagatgaagggcctcgctgactctctccgcgatctcggcgagccagtTGCCAATCGTACCTTGGTGTtgaacctcctgcgtggcctcagcccccgctacggccacctgaaggctctcatcaagaggagcgtgcccttccccaccttccacgccgtgcggaacgagcttctcctcgaggagctcaccatggcgaatgAGGCACACACTCCTGCCTCGGCCCTCTACAGCGCTCCTACCAGTGGTCAGCCACCTTCAGGGGGCCAGACCACCCGTCCTCCATCGACCGGGGCTCCCACCCGCCCCCCACCTGCCGTCCCGGCGGCCCCTCGTCCGACTTCCACAACCGACGGGggtcgtcgctcccgcaagggcggccgtgggagcggcggctcctctcgtggtggtccctccggccggggtggcggccacgcgtggccgtccttctacaacccctggaccgggaccatcgccatgtggccgggccaggcaccgagtaccccccgtcctccggcgcccgccctccTGACTACACCTCACTACGGCGCACCTCCTTATGGTGTTCCCGTCGTGCCCCAGGCTTCGCCCGCGCTCCTGCCCCCGGAGACCCACACCTCGACGCCTTGGTCCCCGCCGGCTGGTGGTTGGGACAGCACCTCCCTCGCTGCTGctttcagcaccatggcgatgaccccacccccctccgactgggtgatcgactccggtgcctcgtaccacaccacccccacggcaggcacgctctctcgctctcatcccccactcccctctcacccatcctcgatcgtcgttggaaacggttccactctgccagtcacctcagtaggtgcctcggttcttcctgggccgttttacctcaacgatgttctcgtagctccccacatcacccacaatcttctttctgttcgtcgattcactactgacaactcctgttccattgagtttgacccctctggtttttctgtgaaggatctggccaccaggacccttctcgcccgctgtgacagctcggggcctctctacacgctccagccctccaccgccggcgtgtctccacctcctgccttggtctccaccacctcctccaccacatggcatcgacgtctcggccatcctggacccgacgtcatgaccaagattaccagtagtctcgatctttcatgtagtaggggatattttgagggtctctgtcatgcttgtcagttaggccgacatactcgtctcccatttactacttcttcttctcgggctgagcaggcttttgatctggttcattgtgacctttggacctcccctgtactcagtctttctggttataaatattatctggtgattttggatgatttttcccattttctctggaccttcccgcttcggttgaagtcggacactttcgccaccctcacacacttcttcacctgggtatccactcagtttcgtcgcccgatccgtgctctgcagtgtgacaatggccgcgagttcgataacaacgcctctcgctccttcttcctcactcatggcgtccagttgcgtctctcgtgcccctacacttctgcccagaacggccgagccgaacgcatgatccgcaccaccactaatatgctccgctgtctcctcttccaggcgtctctccctgcccgctactgggcagaggccctgcatactgccacccacctcctcaaccgtcttccctcgaaggcggtacgccaccctaccccccacttcgccctttacggcacagccccttcctatgaccaccttcgcgtgttcggctgtgcctgctaccctaacacttccgctaccgctccacataagctttctcctcgctccacccgctgtctattccttggctactcccctgaccacaaggggtaccggtgtctggacctcacctcccaccgcatcatcatctctcgtcatgtcgtctttgacgaagatgtgtttccccttgctggctccaccccacccaccgatcttgactccctcctcgagtccgatccgattcctcccccaccttcggctccccgttttgcgccgttacctgctcctcgtgcggcccccacgacctcttccgcgccacgcgcggccccgtcgaccccgcctgcgccacgcgcggccccgtcgaccccgcctgcgccacgcgcggccccgtcgaccccgcctgcgccacgcgcggccccgtcgacctcgcctgcgccacgcgcggccccgtcggtcCTGCCTGCACCACgcacggccccgtcgaccccgcctgcgccacgcgcggccccgtcgactccggctcgattcgccaaccccgccctcgtctaccatcgccgcggccacgccactacctcggcACCCCCCGACGCGTGCCCATCGACGAGTGCGgcccgcttcgccgaccccgccgtcgtctatcaccgccgtgaGCCGGCCCCTCCAGCCGCTCCCGACGTTCCGGTGGCTCACTCCGAGTCAtccgtataccacccggtcgccatccatcgcgaccccgggcacgtccacccgatggtgactcgtcgcgctgctggcgttctccgccccgtcgaccggctcaTCCTGGCAGCCGCCACGAccagcactccacccgacgcttccccggtaccctcctccgttcgcactgccctcgccgacccacactggcgtcgcgctatggaggaggagtacgcggccctcttggccaaccacacttgggacctggtgccacgcccaccaggcaccaacgtggtcaccggcaagtggctatttcgccacaagctgacctcagacggctccctcgaccgctacaaggcccgttgggtccttcggggcttcacccagcgccccggagtggactacgacgagaccttcagccctgtcgtcaagttcgccactgttcgcgccgtcctctccctcgccctctcccgcgactgggcgatccatcagctcgatgtcaagaatgccttcctccatggcactctgacggagactgtctactgcagccagcccaccggcttcgtcgacgctgaccgtccggacctggtttgccggctgaaccgatccctgtacggcctcaagcaggcgccacgggcttggtacagccgcttcgcctcctacttggcctctgtcggcttcgtcgaggccaagtcggacacgtccctgttcatctaccggcgcggcgacgacaccgtctacctcctgctctacgtcgacgacattgtgctcacggcatccaccgccgacctccttcaccgcacgatcgtcgcccttcagcgggagttcgcgatgaaggacctggggcccctccaccacttcctcggcgtcaccgccgaacgtcggcctcagggtctcttcctccaccagcgccagtacaccatcgacatcctggagcgggctggcatgtctgactgcaagccctgcatcGGCAGCGTCGCCTACCGTCTACAGCTTCCGGACGGGGCGCGCATCCACGACGTTTTCCACGTAGGGCTGCTGAAGCCTCACCATGGCGAACCTCCAGCAACTCCGGCCTCCCTTCCGCTGGTCATGGATGGACGCATCCTCCCGGGGCCGGAGCGCGCCCTTCAGGCGCAGCAGCGCCGGGGCGTTTGGCACGTGCTGATCAAGTGGCGCGGCCTCCCTGAAGACGACGCAACGTGGGAGACAGTCGAGGAGTTCAAGGCGCACTACCCAGACTTCCAACTCGAGGACGAGTTGTTTGCGCAGGCGGGGAGAGATGTTATGACCGGCCGCCACTATAGGCGCCGGGCAACAGCATAAAGCATGCAAATAAGGATTAGAAGATAAGATTGCATGCAGATAAGGATTAGAAGATAAGATTTGTTAGAGAGAAAAGAGGAGATCTATCTCATTAGATAAGGATTAGAAGGGAGTATAAATAATTGTAAGCACCACTCTATAGATCAAGCAGAAACAAGATTGTTCCGGCTTCCCAGAGGGAGCCGGGAGATTACTGTGACCTAGCTGCCCCTTTCCTCGTGCCTCTCTCCTCTCACGCGCGGTGAACACGGCGCCCCGCCGCTGTGCATCGCGCCTCAAACCCCGGCCACCAATCACCCACCACTACGACCTGCGATCAATCCGGGAATCAGCCCCGATTCCTATCAGTTGTACAAGGCAAAAAAAAAAACCAAAGGACAAACAAACTGTACTAGgaaaagaaagagaaaaaagaaGGGAGGGTAAATTAGCATAGCATGCTTACATATATCACTGCATTCTCTAATTCCATGCTTACCAGTACTATACTTTTCACAGGTATCAATGTGATGGCAGAAATTGACGTGCCTGGTCATGCAGAATCATGGTAAGTTTGCCTGTAGCTTTTCACATGATGTTCATAGAGACAGACAGACAGTAACTTCTCCCTTCGTTCCAGCGTAGATTTTTGCCAGTTGCTTTGTTAAGTGCAACTTAGTTATCTCCTGCACAATTAGagaaattagtggtttttatttcATGGCGTCACTTAGTGTTACAACTTACAAGTATTGATTGATCGAGCAGTTAGTCATTCCTGGGCAGGGGCAGAGCTTCATTGAGGCCAACATGGCCCGTGGCCACCCCTGGCCCAGTAAAGCTTCTATATAATTAGAGCCCACTCTGCAATGTTTTGTAGACTTTTGCTCTTTGCTACAACCTAATTAGTTTTATTGGCCCTTGCTAGAATTTGGCCCATGCTCCGTGACTGCACCTGAGTACAGCATATGTCCAACGGTACCTATATCAAGAAATCGTCATAATTCCCTTATTTGATTTTCATCTGCCGATTTACATTTCAAATTAAATTAATGCATACCTGTCCACATATTTCTAACTAGGTTATCTGATTAGGCATCCAAACGCTTACAGTGGTTATGTTATGCCCCTTGTCTCCATTATTTGCTCTTGAAAATTTATTCGCAAATTTACTTTTTGCAGGGGAAATGGATACCCAAAGCTCTGGCCTTCTCCCATTTGTACAGAGCCATTAGATGTCTCTAGTGATTTCACATTTGAAGTAATTTTTGGAATTTTGTCTGGTTAGTTCCTTTCACACTTCTTAGTTCTTAGTCTGCTTAAGTCATATGAGGACTTGAATACTAATCGGACAAATACTCATCCACTTCATATAATTTTGACATCACATGTTGCTTTTTTTAAGAAAGTGAAAAGGAATACATTGATATTTTGCAACGTGGCATGTGGAATGTGTGTGCCCCTATACAGGTTCATTTCATCGAGCATATGAATTTCTTTTCCAAACTGTCCATAGTACTTTATCTAGAAATGGTGTTCCACAAATCATTACGAATATGAACTGGCCAACTCAATATTGGGTTGTGTTTTGCTGAAACATTATATTCCACAACCAATTAAATTGACTTAAATAACTAACCGGTCGTTACATCAGAGCACTACCATTTCAGAAATTGGTGTCCTGCCTTCCGTAGAACCTAGCGGGAAAGTACACATTCTTGTTTCTTAGAACTGGACTGAACTCTTGGATTGCTTTAGAATCATGTACAAGCAACCATAAATGTGCACTAAATATTATCCAGTGACAGTTGGACCCTCCTCCTGTAGTATAAAACTCgtgcaccaatattggtaatgaTCCATAATAATTTCTCTGCTGGCTTTTGTATATACCAATTTGTACTGCATTATAACAAATTGATTCATCATTATGGGCCTTTTTATCTTCTCAGATATGAGGAAAATCTTTCCATTCGGGCTGTTTCACTTGGGTGGTGATGAAGTATACACAGGTTAGACGATTTCTGTTTCACTTGGGTGATGATGCTATACAAATACTTCAGTGTCCAAGCGCCTTTTTGTTTCCCATGAAGTTTTTCCCAGCTCACTCTAAATATCCATGACAGGGTGCTGGAACACAACGCCTCACGTGCGGCAGTGGTACGGAATCTTATCCAGCAACTAGTTTCAATCCACAATTTATTTGATATCTGCCGCTGGATGTTCCATTTGACTCAGACTCAGTTGTTTAACTTAACACCCCCCAATCCCAATCACAATCCCAGGATGGACGAGCGCAAAATGACCACGAAGGACGCTTACAAATACTTCGTTCTGAAGGCCCAGGAGCTGGCGATCAAGCTGAACTGGACTCCCGTGAACTGGTCCGTTCCTGGCATCCTTGTTCTTTCGTTCACTCTACAAGTTACAACTCACTCTggagttacaagggagctctaacCTTGACTCTGCGCCCCGCCTGCAGGGAAGAAACCTTCAACTCGTTCGAAGAAAACCTCAATCCACTGACGGTTGTGCACAACTGGTAAACCGCGAAAATCAGCCTGTTCCTCTCATTCCTCGGCAACCGTGAATCTTCCATTTGTCGATGCATGGTACTGAAAAGACAGTCTGACCTGTGAAACGCACCGCCAGGCTGGGGCCCGGAGTCTGCCCAAAGGTTGTGGCCAAGGGTTTCAGATGCATAATGAGCAACCAAGGCGTCTGGTACCTGGACCACCTCGACGTCCCCTGGGAGGACGTCTACAGCGGCGAGCCGCTCGCCGGGATCAGCGACAGAGAGCAGCAGAAGCTGGTGCTCGGCGGGGAGGTCTGCATGTGGGGCGAGACGGCCGACACGTCCGACGTCCTGCAGACAATCTGGCCCCGAGCCGCCGCAGCGGCAGGTACGACTACGAGCCACCACACTCTCCCGCAACCGAGTTCCCTTTCCACAAGGACTCACCCTCACcctgtcgccgccgccgccgccgggtggTTGCTGCACTGCAGAGCGTCTGTGGAGCCAGCTGGAGGCCATATCCGCCCAGGACGTCGAGACGACCGTGCTGTCACGGCTACACCGCTTCAGGTGCCTGCTGAACCACCGTGGGGTCGCCGCGGCTCCTGTCACGAACTACTACGCTCGGAGGCCGCCGGTCGGCCCGGGTTCGTGCTTCGTTCAGTAAAGCAAGCAGCCAAGCAGGAAGGTACCCTCCTACCCACGCCACGAGGTGCTCTGCCTTCGTGTACCATATCTGTGTGTAATCCACGGAAACAATCTGTATAATAATCTGTCTCCGTTTTCGATTTCCCAAAGTCGAAATAAAACCGCACCGTTCAAACCTCCTTCGAGCTCGGGCAGTACTGCATTTGTTTTCTGGCGGCGGGGTGCGTCGCTGTCGGGGACCGGACGCCATCTTTTCCTCAGTTTGGCCTTGACCTGAAACCCGCTGGTCCAAGCTGCGCATTAATGGCGCGTGTAATTTGCGACCACCTGTTGTGCTTGGGTGGTTTGGAGTGACGACAATGGGTTTGGCACCTTGTTCTATACTTCCAATATAGAGAGAGAGGTCACTGTCCTTCCCATGCCACCTTCTTCATTGCCCATGTATGTCTTTGGCCTTTTGCTCTATCTATATATATCTACTGCCCCTATTTCTTAACTATTGGGAGCCTAAAATCGAGATAAAATTGAA from Zea mays cultivar B73 chromosome 6, Zm-B73-REFERENCE-NAM-5.0, whole genome shotgun sequence harbors:
- the LOC100281192 gene encoding Beta-hexosaminidase 1 precursor, producing MPPNRPAYLLSALLLAAAAAAVGARRHASPAANATFAGEPVYLWPLPKSVSSGSRTLTVDPDLALDPQGLGGRSPAVAEAFQRYRGLVFAPWAHAARAGRARYDVTRLTVVVASANDTLALGVDESYAIYVAAAGGVDSIVGGAIIEANTIYGAIRGLETFSQLCVFNYDTKNVEVHNAPWHIQDEPRFAFRGLLLDTSRHYLPVDVIKQVIDSMSFAKLNVLHWHIIDEQSFPLEVPTYPNLWKGSYSKWERYTVEDAHDIVNYAKKRGINVMAEIDVPGHAESWGNGYPKLWPSPICTEPLDVSSDFTFEVIFGILSDMRKIFPFGLFHLGGDEVYTGCWNTTPHVRQWMDERKMTTKDAYKYFVLKAQELAIKLNWTPVNWEETFNSFEENLNPLTVVHNWLGPGVCPKVVAKGFRCIMSNQGVWYLDHLDVPWEDVYSGEPLAGISDREQQKLVLGGEVCMWGETADTSDVLQTIWPRAAAAAERLWSQLEAISAQDVETTVLSRLHRFRCLLNHRGVAAAPVTNYYARRPPVGPGSCFVQ